The proteins below come from a single Alnus glutinosa chromosome 9, dhAlnGlut1.1, whole genome shotgun sequence genomic window:
- the LOC133877492 gene encoding small ribosomal subunit protein eS4z, whose amino-acid sequence MARGLKKHLKRLNAPKHWMLDKLGGAFAPKPSSGPHKSRECLPLILILRNRLKYALTYREVIAILMQRHVLVDGKVRTDKTYPSGFMDVVSIPKTNENFRLLYDTKGRFRLHSIRDEEAKFKLCKVRSVQFGQKGIPYLNTHDGRTIRYPDPLIKAHDTIKLDLETNKITDFIKFDVGNVVMVTGGRNRGRVGVIKNREKHKGTFETVHIQDATGHEFATRLGNVYTIGKGTKPWVSLPKGKGIKLTIIEEARKRNQGQPVIAA is encoded by the exons CATCTGAAGAGGCTCAATGCTCCTAAACATTGGATGCTTGACAAACTTGGGGGTGCATTT GCTCCTAAGCCATCATCTGGCCCCCACAAATCCAGGGAGTGCTTGCCATTGATCCTTATTTTGCGGAACAGGTTGAAGTATGCCCTCACATACCGTGAGGTCATTGCCATTCTGATGCAGCGACATGTTTTGGTTGATGGGAAGGTTAGGACTGACAAGACCTACCCTTCAGGCTTCATGG atgtGGTATCAATTCCAAAAACAAATGAGAACTTCCGTCTCCTTTATGATACCAAGGGTCGTTTCCGTCTTCACTCAATTAGGGATGAAGAGGCAAAG TTCAAGCTTTGCAAGGTCCGGTCTGTGCAGTTTGGGCAGAAGGGAATTCCCTATCTCAACACCCATGACGGGCGAACTATCCGCTACCCAGACCCACTTATCAAGGCCCATGACACCATCAAGCTGGACTTAGAGACCAACAAGATCACTGATTTCATTAAGTTTGATGTTGGGAATGTTGTCATGGTGACTGGTGGAAGAAACAGAGGTCGTGTTGGAGTCATTAAGAACAGGGAAAAGCATAAGGGAACATTTGAGACTGTTCACATTCAGGATGCCACTGGTCATGAGTTTGCAACCCGTCTTGGAAATGTTTACACCATTGGCAAGGGTACTAAGCCATGGGTCTCTCTGCCCAAGGGCAAGGGTATCAAGCTGACCATCATTGAAGAGGCAAGGAAGAGGAACCAAGGCCAACCAGTCATAGCTGCTTAA
- the LOC133877491 gene encoding glucan endo-1,3-beta-glucosidase 9 has translation MANSHQMPPNLCPIIFFFFFAILGLASRIRAIGVNWGTAASHPLPPPEVVELLKSNNITKVKLFDADPLVLQALSGSNIGVIVGIPNSMLRSLNSSKKAAESWVHDNVTRYFFNGGSGVRIEYVAVGDEPFLQSYVEQFHPFVIGAATNIQAALIRANLESKVKVVVPCSYDTFQSESSLPSKGHFRSDLNKTMIQLLTFLSKHSSPFFVTISPFVTLHQNKNISLDFTLFKETAHPHNDSHRTYKNSFDLSYDTIVNALSTVGFPKMDIVVAQIGWPTDGSTNATPSIAETFMKGLMNHLHSKLGTPLRPQNSPIEAYIFSLLDEDQRSITTGNFERHWGIFTFDGQAKYRVDFGLGSKNLANAQNVEYLPSKWCVVNNNKDLSNATARALEACSVADCTALSPGGSCSNISWPGNISYAFNSYYQQHDQRADSCDFGSLGLITTVDPSVDHCRFSVELRTSQSNSLDGSFFFHLTTWLTTTLVFLLRFT, from the exons ATGGCAAACTCTCACCAAATGCCTCCGAATCTTTGCccaatcatcttcttcttcttcttcgccaTCCTGGGCTTGGCCTCAAGGATCCGAGCCATAGGCGTGAACTGGGGCACCGCGGCCTCGCACCCTCTCCCACCGCCCGAGGTGGTGGAGCTCTTGAAGTCCAACAACATCACCAAAGTGAAGCTCTTTGATGCCGACCCACTTGTTCTCCAAGCGCTCTCCGGGTCCAACATCGGTGTCATTGTGGGCATTCCAAATAGCATGCTCAGAAGCTTGAACTCGTCCAAAAAGGCTGCGGAGAGTTGGGTACACGATAATGTCACCCGCTACTTCTTCAATGGAGGCAGTGGAGTTCGAATTGA GTATGTTGCTGTTGGAGATGAGCCATTTCTCCAAAGTTACGTTGAGCAGTTCCATCCCTTTGTAATTGGAGCGGCCACAAACATCCAGGCAGCTTTGATCAGAGCAAACTTGGAAAGTAAGGTGAAGGTTGTAGTCCCTTGCAGTTACGATACCTTTCAGTCAGAATCCAGCCTGCCCTCAAAAGGACACTTCAGGTCTGACCTCAACAAAACCATGATCCAACTCCTCACATTTCTCAGCAAGCATAGCTCACCATTCTTTGTGACCATCTCTCCATTTGTAACTCTCCACCAAAACAAGAACATTTCCCTTGACTTTACTCTCTTCAAAGAAACTGCACACCCTCATAATGACAGCCACAGAACATACAAAAATAGCTTTGACTTAAGCTATGATACCATAGTTAATGCATTATCAACAGTTGGATTTCCCAAAATGGATATTGTTGTGGCACAGATTGGTTGGCCTACGGATGGATCAACCAATGCGACCCCATCTATTGCAGAGACCTTCATGAAAGGCCTCATGAACCATCTTCATAGCAAATTAGGTACCCCACTTAGACCTCAGAATTCTCCAATTGAAGCATACATATTTAGCCTTTTAGATGAGGACCAAAGAAGCATAACCACCGGAAATTTTGAGAGACATTGGGGTATTTTTACTTTTGATGGCCAAGCCAAGTATCGAGTTGATTTTGGCCTGGGGTCAAAAAACCTTGCGAATGCTCAAAATGTGGAGTATCTTCCGTCCAAGTGGTGCGTtgtgaacaataataaagaCTTGTCTAATGCAACGGCACGTGCGTTAGAGGCATGTTCGGTTGCTGATTGCACAGCTCTCTCCCCCGGTGGGTCTTGTTCTAATATTAGCTGGCCTGGGAATATATCATATGCGTTTAATAGCTACTATCAGCAGCATGATCAAAGGGCAGACAGCTGTGATTTTGGAAGTCTGGGTTTAATCACTACTGTTGATCCATCGGTTGATCATTGCAGATTTTCAGTTGAACTTCGCACTTCGCAATCAAATTCACTTGATGGGTCCTTTTTTTTCCACTTGACAACCTGGCTAACAACTACATTAGTATTTTTGCTCAGATTTACGTAG